A window of Pseudophryne corroboree isolate aPseCor3 chromosome 12, aPseCor3.hap2, whole genome shotgun sequence contains these coding sequences:
- the LOC134979965 gene encoding olfactory receptor 12D1-like codes for MDVWNRTTVSEFILMGITDLPWLRKFLLFLVSFFYLVDIMGNLSIVVLVIRDHTLHSPMYFLLANLSFVDILFSMVTVPKMIAGFLVENTISVKGCIAQMYFFHFLGCAEGVLLAAMGYDRYVAICHPLRYIAIMKKSTCIQLVLISWLIGLTTSLVHAVMTSQLPFCNIKRVKHFFCDVKPVIKLACKDIHVNELTLTIVTGFLSTSTFFLTTLSYVYIITHLLKIRSSKGRSKAFSTCSSHLTIVILFYGTAMCTYLGPASENSIEKDRVAAILFTVITPTLNPLIYTLRNKEVRKSLIKLMNKCIIWRLCQQ; via the coding sequence ATGGACGTGTGGAACAGAACAACAGTAAGTGAGTTCATTCTTATGGGAATCACTGATCTGCCATGGCTTCGGAAATTCCTTTTATTTCTAGTCTCTTTTTTCTACCTAGTTGACATTATGGGAAATCTATCTATTGTCGTATTGGTGATCAGAGACCACACGCTACATTCCCCAATGTATTTCTTGTTGGCCAATCTTTCCTTTGTGGATATTCTATTTTCCATGGTTACGGTTCCCAAAATGATAGCTGGATTTTTGGTGGAGAACACTATTTCGGTAAAGGGTTGCATTGCTCAAATGTATTTCTTCCATTTCTTGGGTTGTGCTGAAGGTGTCCTTCTGGCTGCGATGggatatgaccgatatgttgccaTCTGCCACCCCCTACGATACATTGCCATTATGAAGAAGAGTACTTGCATCCAACTGGTCTTAATTTCATGGCTCATTGGTCTCACAACTTCACTAGTTCATGCAGTTATGACATCACAGCTCCCATTTTGTAACATTAAAAGAGTAAAACACTTTTTCTGCGATGTTAAACCAGTAATAAAGCTAGCATGCAAAGACATCCATGTCAATGAACTCACTTTAACCATTGTCACTGGCTTTCTGAGCACAAGCACATTTTTTCTTACAACCCTGTCTTATGTCTACATTATTACTCATCTCCTGAAGATACGCTCATCAAAGGGAAGGTCCAAGGCTTTCTCAACATGTTCCTCTCATTTAACCATTGTCATCTTGTTTTATGGGACAGCAATGTGCACTTACCTTGGACCTGCCTCTGAAAACTCAATTGAAAAAGACAGGGTGGCAGCTATATTGTTTACAGTTATTACCCCTACTCTGAACCCTCTTATTTATACTTTAAGGAACAAAGAGGTTAGGAAGTCATTAATAAAACTTATGAACAAATGTATTATTTGGAGGTTATGTCAGCAATAA